ACCAGTTGAACTTTACCAAAAAGCGTTTGCCTGAAGATATGGCGGCAGCGCGTGCCGATCTGCTCGCGGTTTTGTCCCACAATACAACTGACGCAGCGTTGATACGTGTGCGCGATGACTACGGAGATTACGGCTTCGTCGGCTTTTACCTCACCCGCAGAATTGGCAACAAACGACACGTTGAGCATTTTTGCTTCTCCTGCCGGACATTAAACATGTTCGTTGAACACTGGGTCTACGGCATTCTGGGCCGTCCACTTCTGACTTCTGTTGGTGAAGTTTTGACCGATCCGACAGCAACCGAAATTGATGTGGACTGGATCACGCCGGTGTTTGCAAGCGACATGGCGACAGAAGAGCCGCCATCGTTGGCGCTTTTCGACCGTATCTACGCGAGGGGCGGTTGCGATCTTGCAAGCCTTCTTCACTATTTCTCACTGCATACAAAGCACGTTACCGAGGAACTGAACCTACCCAAAAACGGACAGATGTTTCGACGTGATCATACGTCCTTTCTAGTGCCCGCGCTTGAGGATGGCTTGACAGAACCGCAGTTGGAGGCGGCGCGGCTGCTTGGCTATGAACCTCAAGATTTCGAGACCGAGATGATGGTTTGTTCCCGTGATAAAACACTCTTTCTTTTGAGTTTTTGGGCAGATGCAGACATCCCGGTCTATCGCCATGAAACGGGGCTTGAGGTTCCTTACTGGCTGGTTGGCGCACAGAACCATAATCTGATCGCGAGGGAAGAGCTGCGCAGTGCTGTCGCTGAGACAGATGTCCAGCGGGAGCGGCTGGATTCTCTGTGTAGCGCTTTCAGACACCAAGGCTTGTTATCAGACGACGAAATGCGCCGCCGTTACACCCTGATCCTTGACCGTTTGCCAGCCGATGCGGCCGTGATCATCGTGCTGGCGAATGAACGCGGCCCGGTTCACTATCAGGACCCATCCAAACCGAACCACCCGCATCACAAACGTCTTAACGAAGTGGTGAAAAGTGCTGCCGGTACGCGGAAAAACGTAATTCTGTTGGACCCAATGCAGCATATCCAGTCCGCCAGCGATTTGATTGATCTCAACCATTTCAAAAGACCCGTCTACCACCGGATGTACAATGACGCGCTGACGCAGCTGACAACGCTGCAGGGTGAGGAGATCGCCAATGGGTAACGCGCGGCTGTTTGAAAACCTGTTTCTAAGTGTCGGTGCCATGAAGGCCGGCACCACATGGCTTTATGCGGTTTTTGCGCGTCACCCCGCGCTGCATTTCGCGATGGAAAAAGAGATCCATTATTTCTACCACCGCTACGTTAATCAGGACCAGCTAAGCGAAACTTACCGCCTGCGCGAAGCGCGGCACCGCTATTTGCACCGTTTCGATCCCGAGAAGGCAAACATTGATGCGGTCCGGGCAAATTTGCGCTGGGTAAGTGCGTATCTTGAACGACCCGTCGATGACTATTGGTACCGCAACCTTTTTCAGATGCGCGATCATCAGGTCTATGCATGTGATTTCTCCAACCTGCACTCGCAGTTGCCGCAGGAAGCCTGGCCGCAAATTGCTGACAGGTGTGACCGGCTGCGTGTGATGTATACCATGCGCGACCCTGTTGCGCGGCTTTGGAGCCATGCCAAGTTCCACCTACAGTTGACCGGCCACCTCGATAAGCTGGACAGCTGGGGCCCCGACCAGTTCGAAGAATTTGTGCGCCGCCCTCACATCTGGGTTAACGCGGAATACGGTCGGGTCTTGCGCAATTTGCGCAAGGGCCTGAAACCCGAAATGACCAAGGTGATGTTCTATGAAAACCTGCATCATGACCAACGCGGCACATTGCGCGAGATCGAAGAGTTTCTAGGCATCCCGCCATTCGACTATCCCGAAGCATTGTTGGCGCAACGCTTTACCGAAAGCGTCAGCCACCGAATGCCCGCCTTCTTTGCTGATTTATTCAAGGAAGACGTCGCGCGTATCTGCGGGGAAGTCGAAGCGGAGGGATACAAAATTCCTGATCAATGGTACGCAGGCCAACCCGTACCTGCCTGAATGTAAACAGCTGAGGTCTGGATAACATCAGACGGCGGCAAGGCGGTACATTTGTTCAGGTGCCACAGATTGCTCTGACAGGCGCTGGGCGTATTGAAACAGCGACAAATCATCAGCGTTCGTTTCAAGCAATAGT
The Sulfitobacter noctilucicola genome window above contains:
- a CDS encoding HAD-IIIC family phosphatase codes for the protein MGLALDHSRTPLFSEDIRLIIWDLDETFWDGTITEEGMTYRQDHHDLVIDLAKRGIMSSICSKNDHNRIESTLRESGLWDYFIFPSIDWTPKGPRIQSMLTQVGLRAGSVLFVDDNNMNLAQAAHMNPGLNVSLPTVIPELGSAPQMLGKADPKLTRLAQYKLNERKTADVVRGGGDTVTFLRHSNVRAFIEYDVESHLDRAIELINRTNQLNFTKKRLPEDMAAARADLLAVLSHNTTDAALIRVRDDYGDYGFVGFYLTRRIGNKRHVEHFCFSCRTLNMFVEHWVYGILGRPLLTSVGEVLTDPTATEIDVDWITPVFASDMATEEPPSLALFDRIYARGGCDLASLLHYFSLHTKHVTEELNLPKNGQMFRRDHTSFLVPALEDGLTEPQLEAARLLGYEPQDFETEMMVCSRDKTLFLLSFWADADIPVYRHETGLEVPYWLVGAQNHNLIAREELRSAVAETDVQRERLDSLCSAFRHQGLLSDDEMRRRYTLILDRLPADAAVIIVLANERGPVHYQDPSKPNHPHHKRLNEVVKSAAGTRKNVILLDPMQHIQSASDLIDLNHFKRPVYHRMYNDALTQLTTLQGEEIANG
- a CDS encoding sulfotransferase, with product MGNARLFENLFLSVGAMKAGTTWLYAVFARHPALHFAMEKEIHYFYHRYVNQDQLSETYRLREARHRYLHRFDPEKANIDAVRANLRWVSAYLERPVDDYWYRNLFQMRDHQVYACDFSNLHSQLPQEAWPQIADRCDRLRVMYTMRDPVARLWSHAKFHLQLTGHLDKLDSWGPDQFEEFVRRPHIWVNAEYGRVLRNLRKGLKPEMTKVMFYENLHHDQRGTLREIEEFLGIPPFDYPEALLAQRFTESVSHRMPAFFADLFKEDVARICGEVEAEGYKIPDQWYAGQPVPA